A genomic segment from Juglans regia cultivar Chandler chromosome 14, Walnut 2.0, whole genome shotgun sequence encodes:
- the LOC108994604 gene encoding pentatricopeptide repeat-containing protein At5g27110 has translation MDTIKLCSLLRACVSSKSLKHAKLIHQKIVSLGLQNNIAICKNLIDCYFSCQLYDSAKLVFRTIDNPLDISLWNGLMAAYAKNFMFIEVLELYESLLHHQYLKPSGYSYPSVLKACGGLGRVGCGKRIHTHVIKTGCLIDVFVASSLVSMYAKCNAFNYAIQLFDEMPDKDVACWNTVISCYYQDGQAKKALELFERMRDSGFEPNSVTLTTVISSCARLLDLERGKKIHMELMRKAFVLDDFTSSALVDMYGKCGCLVMAIEVFEHIPRKTVVAWNSMISGYSLTGDSRSCIELFGRMNKDRIKPTSTTLTSILLACSRSAQLQHGKLIHGYIVRNRIEVDFFTESSLIDLYFKCGSVMSAENVFEKMSKTNTVSWNVMISGYVTVGNYFNALGIFADMKKSGVRPDAITYTSVLSACSHLGALEQGKEIHSYVIETKLETNEVVMGALLDMYAKCGAVDGALDVFHQLPERDTVSWTSMIAAYGSHGQALEALKLFREMQQSNAEPDMVTFLAVLSACSHAGLVGEGCYYFNQMIIEYGIKPGIEHYSCLVDLLGRAGRLREAYGILQRNPEVMEDVGLLSTLFSACHLHRNLELGLEISRLLIEKDPDDPSTFIILSNMYASAGKWEEMRKLRSKVKELGLKKNPGCSWIEINNRIQPFFVGDKSHPQSEMVYECLVDLTSHMGKDELLPYNSLVK, from the coding sequence ATGGACACCATAAAGCTATGTTCTCTATTGAGAGCATGCGTAAGTTCTAAGTCGCTCAAGCACGCCAAGCTCATCCACCAGAAGATAGTCTCTCTAGGCTTACAGAACAACATCGCTATTTGCAAAAACCTCATCGACTGCTACTTTTCATGCCAATTGTATGATTCTGCAAAGCTTGTTTTCCGAACCATTGATAACCCTTTAGACATCTCTTTGTGGAATGGCCTCATGGCTGCTTACGCCAAAAACTTCATGTTCATTGAAGTTCTTGAACTGTATGAGAGTTTATTGCATCACCAATATTTGAAACCCAGTGGTTACAGTTACCCAAGTGTTCTCAAGGCCTGTGGTGGATTAGGTAGGGTTGGTTGTGGGAAGAGGATACATACCCATGTGATAAAAACTGGTTGTCTAATCGATGTATTTGTGGCCAGTTCTCTTGTAAGCATGTATGCAAAGTGCAATGCTTTTAATTATGCTATACAGCTATTCGATGAAATGCCTGACAAGGATGTGGCTTGCTGGAATACCGTGATTTCTTGTTATTATCAAGATGGGCAAGCTAAAAAAGCATTGGAATTATTTGAAAGAATGAGGGATTCTGGGTTTGAGCCTAACTCGGTAACACTCACAACTGTCATTTCGTCGTGTGCAAGGCTTTTAGATTtggaaagagggaagaagattcACATGGAGCTGATGAGAAAAGCGTTTGTGTTGGATGATTTCACCAGCTCTGCCCTTGTGGACATGTATGGAAAATGTGGTTGTTTAGTCATGGCTATTGAGGTTTTTGAGCATATCCCAAGAAAGACTGTGGTCGCATGGAACTCCATGATTTCAGGATACAGTTTAACAGGTGACAGCAGATCATGCATTGAGCTTTTTGGAAGAATGAATAAGGACAGAATTAAACCTACTTCAACTACTCTAACCAGCATATTATTGGCTTGTTCGAGATCTGCCCAGCTTCAACATGGAAAACTCATACATGGATATATAGTAAGAAATAGAATAGAGGTTGATTTCTTTACTGAAAGCTCCTTAATCGATTTATACTTCAAATGTGGAAGTGTTATGTCAGctgaaaatgtttttgaaaagatGTCCAAGACAAATACAGTTTCTTGGAATGTTATGATTTCTGGATATGTGACCGTAGGCAATTATTTCAATGCTCTTGGCATCTTTGCTGACATGAAAAAGTCTGGTGTCAGACCAGATGCCATTACATATACTAGTGTTTTATCAGCTTGTTCCCATCTAGGAGCGTTGGAGCAGGGTAAGGAGATTCACAGCTATGTCATTGAGACTAAGTTGGAGACAAATGAAGTAGTCATGGGGGCTCTCCTTGACATGTATGCTAAATGTGGTGCTGTGGATGGAGCACTTGATGTTTTTCATCAATTGCCAGAGAGGGATACTGTGTCATGGACGTCAATGATCGCAGCTTATGGGTCTCATGGTCAAGCTTTAGAAGCTTTGAAGCTTTTTCGTGAAATGCAGCAGTCCAATGCAGAACCAGACATGGTTACTTTCCTTGCAGTTTTATCTGCATGTAGCCATGCTGGATTGGTTGGTGAAGGTTGCTATTATTTCAATCAAATGATCATCGAGTATGGTATTAAACCCGGAATTGAACACTACTCCTGCTTGGTTGATCTTCTAGGACGTGCTGGAAGACTGCGTGAGGCTTATGGGATTCTCCAAAGAAACCCAGAAGTTATGGAGGATGTTGGGTTGTTAAGCACGCTATTTTCTGCATGCCATTTGCACAGAAACTTAGAATTGGGTTTAGAAATTTCAAGATTACTTATCGAGAAAGATCCTGACGATCCATcaacttttatcattttatcaaatatgtatgCCTCCGCCGGAAAGTGGGAGGAGATGCGCAAGCTGAGATCAAAGGTAAAAGAGCTGGGATTGAAGAAGAACCCTGGGTGTAGCTGGATTGAGATTAACAATAGGATCCAACCTTTCTTTGTTGGTGATAAATCACACCCACAATCTGAGATGGTGTATGAATGCCTCGTGGATCTTACCAGTCACATGGGGAAAGATGAGTTGTTGCCATATAATAGTTTAGTCAAATAA